From the Dunckerocampus dactyliophorus isolate RoL2022-P2 chromosome 12, RoL_Ddac_1.1, whole genome shotgun sequence genome, one window contains:
- the atm gene encoding serine-protein kinase ATM isoform X4: MSLALHDLLVCCRGLENDKVTERKKEAERFRQLIRSPEIVQELDRTSGPKTKGSKHLTWDAVFRFLQRYVQRETESMKSSKSGVVTATTLALRQRKMAEISSLIRFFIHYANKRGPRLKCSELLKHVIEILQNSYTCAAYGKDYSHLLLKEILSVRKYWCDITPQQWHSLLDVYCGVFNSLSESINRVLVSRVIHTVVQGCCVQTDGFNSTLFNFFSKALLNSRQEKHLMIVEHLVSALNTFLRAVAMNCRRRVCRLGEELLPSILQVWANMRPSTALKEEIVEFFTLQVCIHHPEGAKTQETGAHAEDWTRWRSLLYSLYEALVREISHIGSRGKYVTGTRHIGVKENVIKLTADICHQLFSIDSDSQISEVTQASISSTQMGSSICGTPSKRRRIELSWEVLLDHLQHQRSDFDIIPWLQITTTLISKYPSMVPSREMVPLLSVLYQLLAEQRRGERGPYVLRCLREVARCQAHLPEKIQIHKLELDRLWSRVWPLVLRGVSSPQLEALSLDLLNPIVQGGLVNMDREFWKLFSGAVCKPSQSSVICLAQVLLKCPVPKSPSWDHMGITEGSGAPNLKETLMGWLLMTDQSEEMEDSSRPHPIICSDFPYNIIAKILVSLTLKDTRAGLNFLLGPEGVESAVFQESSPLSAKDVLEEIEQLYLQFSFNSQFPQMGGPCNMMKRTSTDGHFTAISSLQKKLEQFLLCVADNMLNCYIPDSSSTPPECLVRCVSLLTGVLACYVSSGYITEEEAGRSQLFTKAKMLAQELSGYVSSVKVKMSEESTMTTLRSIMRLCTLSTTRKNKDNVCTLPSRLFIMTIPASLVSELAEIYKLLLSSASRKASVVDEDESTDDDWEMTRTQQGDDIPLFESDEESHGGTQRPRGGDNNEAPCAPGAKSLLADEHLAQQDLALLGILEFLCGCSSIQPIHGQLFKPQEVRHRLLLLVEQIDPSKAVHLNMYLVLLKRLSAEDSLTPEEFDSLLRPLADLCSRYRQDQEICVSLLLALLPSIRSLGRTHHMQLEMKHVQGSLLQVVSGFCYLSQTGKCTSTVRVALVQCLVALLEADPYCRWAILNMRQEEHSVFTILPSLLADAHHEVRMLVAMSIERLFLDRRPEHSDKRKMLSLKHQQAAFENVYLKAQEGMRPVKSKSTDEGQDEMFNRKATLLKSLSVMLCCSPVCEKQTLFALLQSYKENNIEEHLIKKMLCSVSAVLGYNKVKTFISSHLYYLVAEWLSQRQSDDRYTLEYFPFTLLDHGSLKDFYHSAYQVLIPHLVFLDDFEQVKSIGRYLERDWRELLADCFPKIMVNILPYFALSGQETQVAQQKEKAHRVYDLLKDANCLGKQRIDTLIHSNLPDIVVELLMTLYEGSGAEEDRGDLKRFTGELDPVPNPPYFSSHVIKATLEYLSKCHSANHKSLVAILSKTPISIQRILLAVCKKAAETTNGYERHRILLMYHLFVNLLLREVKDGLGGAWAFVLRDIIYTLIHHINSQLVHTDTHRLVQFHEVSNRSLALCCDLLTSVCQAALQFCGDALDCHLQVIVGTLTAQVTNQPAISQQVLSLLQFLVIDNKEKLKAAICKLEPFPDLPEFRELRSVQNALKYNTGTFTLRQEISHFLSVTSSESLPLTRLEGLRQLTQKLHDNKEQIRVLLKECHAEPAESMLVKLVLNLLQLCKLAANHPAGADILEAAGSCLGELGPVDFATIALLHGRDHLYEKAASVFPSTDSQCVYIILNCMNDSLTHQRIDVRQAATQSVKNILATQSGLHFWEQYKHSRDPTLAYLNPFRKANKKVAVVSAEESSEAREKLDNQEFWIPQMGSHKVWLKNLCTALLDSGGVKREALLLARPLCLVSVDCCQRLLPLIIHSILLDDSEGSWRELLSSHIRDFFGFCSRSAQASSRSTTPLNPDSETDSASQGLFDKASLRTMLTVIDYLRHQQRPLGSDSKSCATVCDSNFWLVLNYLEVAKAAQSCSAHFTALLYTEIYVDKIKLNLEESRRTKCRATRKLNFEENSQQVTICSLTEKSMEDTHISLQELLIDVYRSIGEPDSLYGCGGETMTSPLTRIRTYEHESMWGKALTSYDLHSTLPDVTRQVGIVQGLQNFGLSSILTTYMRGLESEGVELGAELRELRFQAAWRNTQWDCDLSERFDKCKPGFHESMFCALQALRDNEFSMFDHTLKKARNREVEELCKGSLEAVSSLYPALRNLQSIRELESVKLLFSRPFSDLAVKDLCNQWRQHSQLLADSDFALVEPILAVRSVSHITLMSKAVDPNCSQYLSSILTDHLLELCRLARKAGNTQLAERAVLQMKQHGVEGLQALSSVSPWQLEEAQVFWAKGEQGLALGLLRQIIYNLEEKVDFSPSLSPVFTECLRLCGNWLAETCQESPGVILEKYLERAVEVIERESGVQDARLQNQRTEAFLSLARFSDGQYQSIDKYMTSSEFENKQALLEKAKEEVDLMKERQVMSNRIRFSLHGITAVLPCT, from the exons GCAGGAGAAACACTTGATGATTGTGGAGCACCTCGTCTCAGCACTCAACACCTTCTTGAGAGCTGTGGCAATGAACTGCCGGAGGAGGGTGTGTCGACTAGGGGAGGAACTTCTGCCTTCAATACTGCAAGTCTGGGCCAACATGAGGCCCAGTACTGCTCTGAAAGAGGAGATTGTCGAATTCTTTACCCTGCAGGTTTGCATCCACCATCCTGAAGGGGCAAAGACACAGGAAACAG GTGCTCATGCTGAGGACTGGACCAGGTGGCGTAGCTTGCTATACAGCCTTTATGAAGCATTAGTTAGAGAAATCAGTCATATTGGCAGCAGAGGGAAGTACGTCACTGGTACAAGACACATTGGCGTCAAAGAAAATGTCATCAAGCTCACAGCTGATATTTGTCACCAG CTTTTTAGTATAGACAGTGACTCGCAGATATCAGAGGTAACACAGGCCTCCATCAGCTCTACCCAGATGGGTAGTTCCATATGTGGAACACCGAGCAAGCGACGACGGATTGAGCTCAGCTGGGAGGTACTGTTGGACCACCTACAGCATCAGCGTAGCGACTTTGATATCATCccatg GCTGCAGATAACTACAACGCTCATCTCAAAATACCCGTCCATGGTGCCCAGCCGAGAGATGGTCCCACTACTGTCGGTGTTGTACCAGCTTCTAGCAGAGCAACGAAGAGGAGAACGGGGACCGTATGTACTGCGCTGTTTACGAGAGGTGGCCCGATGTCAGGCCCATTTGCCAGAAAAGATCCAAATTCACAAGCTAGAACTGGACAGACTATGGAGTCGGGTGTGGCCTCTGGTACTGCGGGGTGTCAGCTCACCACAGTTAGAAGCTCTCAGTCTGGACCTGCTGAACCCCATTGTCCAAGGTGGACTGGTCAATATGGATAGAGAGTTCTGGAAGCTCTTCTCCGGAGCAGTATGCAAACCATCCCA gaGCTCTGTGATTTGTCTGGCCCAGGTTCTGCTGAAATGTCCAGTCCCCAAAAGTCCAAGTTGGGACCATATGGGCATCACTGAAGGATCGGGCGCTCCAAACCTGAAGGAAACCCTCATGGGCTGGTTGTTGATGACCGATCAGAGTGAAGAGATGGAGGATAGCTCTAGACCTCATCCCATCATTTGCAG CGATTTTCCTTACAATATAATTGCGAAAATCCTGGTCTCCTTGACCTTGAAAGACACACGGGCTGGTCTGAACTTTCTCCTGGGTCCTGAGGGTGTAGAGAG TGCCGTTTTTCAAGAGTCGTCACCACTCAGTGCCAAAGATGTCTTGGAGGAAATTGAACAGTTGTACTTGCAGTTTAGCTTCAACTCACAGTTTCCACAAATGGGAGGACCTTGCAATATGATGAAAAGGACATCGACAGATGGACATTTCACTGCCATCTCCAGCCTCCAGAAGAAGTTGGAGCAGTTTCTTCTTTGTGTGGCTGACAACATGCTCAACTGCTACATTCCTGAT AGTTCATCCACCCCTCCAGAGTGTCTGGTGCGCTGTGTCAGTTTGCTGACTGGTGTTCTAGCATGTTATGTCTCATCAGGCTATATTACTGAGGAGGAGGCAGGACGGTCACAACTGTTTACTAAAGCAAAG atgCTAGCCCAGGAGTTGAGTGGTTATGTTTCTAGTGTGAAAGTAAAGATGAGTGAAGAATCAACCATGACTACACTGAGGTCCATCATGAGACTGTGCACATTGTCCACCACAAGAAAAAACAAG GATAATGTTTGCACCCTCCCCTCTCGCTTATTCATAATGACTATACCAGCTAGTCTTGTCAGCGAACTGGCGGAGATCTACAAACTTTTG CTAAGCAGTGCTTCTCGGAAAGCTTCTGTTGTGGATGAAGACGAATCTACAGACGATGACTGGGAAATGACCAGAACACAGCAAGGGGATGACATTCCTCTTTTTGAAAGTGATGAGGAGTCCCACGGTGGGACTCAGAGACCCAGGGGTGGAGACAACAACGAAGCGCCGTGTGCACCAG GTGCAAAGAGCCTGTTAGCTGACGAGCATTTGGCCCAACAAGATCTTGCTCTCCTCGGAATCTTGGAATTCTTGTGTGGGTGCAGTTCTATCCAGCCCATTCATGGCCAGCTTTTTAAACCTCAGGAGGTCCGCCACAGGCTCCTGCTGCTGGTGGAACAAATTGATCCGAGCAAGGCCGTGCATCTTAACATG TATCTTGTCCTGTTGAAGAGGCTTTCTGCTGAGGACTCCCTCACTCCAGAGGAGTTTGACTCTCTGCTTCGTCCTCTGGC GGACCTATGTTCTCGGTATCGCCAGGACCAAGAGATCTGTGTTTCTCTTCTCCTGGCTTTATTACCCTCCATCAGAAGCCTGGGGAGAACACACCACATGCAATTGGAGATGAAACATGTGCAAGGGTCTCTACTACAAGTGGTGTCAGGGTTCTG TTATCTGAGCCAAACAGGGAAATGCACTTCAACTGTGCGAGTCGCTTTAGTGCAATGTCTAGTGGCATTGTTAGAG GCTGACCCATACTGCAGGTGGGCCATATTGAATATGAGACAGGAGGAGCACTCAGTGTTCACTATACTTCCATCTCTCCTTGCGGATGCCCACCATGAAGTCCGCATGCTTGTGGCTATGTCAATAGAGAG GTTGTTCTTGGACAGGAGGCCCGAGCATTCagacaagagaaaaatgttgtcgcTAAAACACCAACAAGCAGCCTTTGAGAATGTTTACCTGAAGGCTCAGGAGGGCATGAGACCTGTG aaaagcaAGTCCACTGATGAGGGGCAGGACGAGATGTTCAACCGTAAGGCTACCCTGCTGAAGAGTCTGTCGGTCATGCTGTGTTGCAGTCCAGTCTGTGAGAAGCAGACCCTGTTTGCCCTTTTGCAGTCTTACAAGGAAAACAATATCGAAGAGCACCTcattaaaaag ATGTTGTGTAGTGTATCTGCAGTATTGGGCTACAACAAGGTGAAAACTTTTATCAGCTCTCACTTGTACTACTTGGTGGCTGAGTGGCTCTCCCAGAGACAGTCTGACGACCGCTACACTCTAGAATATTTCCCCTTCACACTCCTTGACCATGGCAGTCTAAAAGATTTTTATCA CTCCGCCTACCAGGTGCTCATACCACACCTGGTTTTCCTCGACGACTTTGAGCAGGTGAAGTCCATTGGTCGGTATCTTGAACGGGACTGGAGAGAGCTTCTGGCTGACTGCTTCCCCAAGATCATGGTCAACATCCTGCCGTACTTTGCTCTGTCTGGTCAGGAGACACAGGTGGCACAGCAGAAGGAGAAGGCCCACAGAGTGTACGACCTGCTCAAAGATGCTAACTGTTTGGGCAAGCAG CGAATTGATACCCTGATCCACAGTAACCTGCCAGACATAGTTGTTGAACTCTTAATGACTCTTTATGAAGGAAGTGGAGCTGAAGAAGACAGAGGAGACTTGAAACGCTTTACAGG GGAATTGGACCCTGTCCCAAACCCACCATACTTCAGCTCTCACGTCATCAAAGCCACACTGGAGTATCTCAGCAAATGCCACAGTGCAAACCACAAGTCACTGGTGGCCATTCTGTCAAAAACTCCA ATATCCATTCAGAGGATTCTGCTGGCAGTGTGTAAAAAGGCAGCCGAGACGACCAACGGTTATGAACGCCATCGTATCCTACTGATGTATCACCTATTTGTCAACCTGCTGCTCAGGGAGGTGAAAGACGGTCTTGGTGGAGCCTGGGCCTTTGTCCTCAGGGACATCATCTACACACTCATCCATCATATCAACAGCCAGCTggtgcacacagacacacacag ATTAGTTCAGTTTCATGAGGTTTCCAACCGAAGCCTGGCCCTGTGCTGCGACCTCTTGACGTCTGTGTGTCAGGCTGCACTGCAGTTTTGTGGCGATGCTCTAGACTGCCACCTACAGGTCATTGTTGGGACTCTCACAGCACAGGTGACCAACCAGCCAgccatctcacaacag GTTCTCAGCCTGTTGCAGTTTCTTGTGATAGACAATAAAGAGAAACTGAAAGCAGCCATCTGCAAGTTAGAGCCTTTTCCTGACCTCCCTGAATTTCGAGAGCTGCGCTCTGTCCAGAACGCTCTCAAATACAACACAGGGACCTTCACTTTGAGACAG GAAATATCCCACTTCCTCTCTGTGACGTCCTCTGAGTCATTACCATTGACCAGACTGGAGGGACTGAGGCAACTTACCCAAAAACTTCATGACAACAAGGAGCAGATCAGAGTGCTGCTCAAAGAATGTCATG CCGAGCCCGCTGAAAGCATGCTGGTCAAGCTAGTTCTCAACCTGCTGCAGCTCTGTAAGCTGGCAGCCAACCACCCTGCTGGAGCTGACATTTTAg AGGCAGCAGGAAGTTGTTTAGGAGAATTGGGTCCTGTAGATTTCGCTACCATCGCTTTGCTCCACGGCAGAGACCATCTTTATGAAAAAGCTGCATCTGTCTTCCCATCCACTGACTCACAGTGTGTTTACATCATCCTCAACTGCATGAATGACAGCCTCACTCACCAACG TATTGATGTGAGGCAAGCAGCAACTCAGTCGGTGAAGAACATCCTTGCCACTCAGTCTGGACTCCACTTTTGGGAGCAGTATAAACACAGTAGAGACCCGACGCTGGCCTACCTTAACCCCTTCCGGAAAGCCAACAAGAAG GTGGCAGTTGTGAGCGCCGAGGAGAGTTCGGAGGCCAGGGAGAAACTGGACAACCAGGAGTTTTGGATTCCACAAATGGGCAGCCACAAAGTCTGGCTGAAGAATCTGTGCACCGCCCTGCTGGACAGTGGAGGAGTCAAGCGTGAGGCTCTTCTACTGGCACGACCTCTGTGTCTG GTGAGCGTGGACTGTTGCCAGAGGCTGCTGCCTCTCATCATCCATTCTATCCTTCTGGATGACTCCGAGGGTTCCTGGAGAGAGTTGCTCTCTTCCCATATTCGGGACTtctttggtttttgttcaagAAGTGCTCAGGCCTCAAGCCGCTCTACCACACCACTCAACCCTGACTCTG AGACTGACTCTGCCAGCCAAGGACTGTTTGACAAGGCATCTCTGCGTACCATGCTGACAGTTATTGACTACCTGAGACACCAGCAGAGACCTCTGGGCTCTGATAG CAAGTCTTGCGCTACTGTATGTGATTCCAACTTCTGGCTTGTTCTGAACTACCTGGAGGTGGCCAAAGCTGCTCAGTCATGCTCAGCTCACTTTACCGCTCTGCTCTACACAGAGATCTATGTAGATAAGATCAAACTGAATTTGGAGGAAAGCCGCAG AACCAAATGCAGAGCAACACGTAAGCTCAACTTTGAAGAGAACAGCCAACAAGTCACTATTTGTAGCCTGACTGAGAAAAGCATGGAGGACACTCATATCAGCCTGCAG GAGTTGCTGATTGATGTCTACAGGAGCATTGGAGAGCCTGACAGTCTTTATGGGTGTGGCGGAGAAACTATGACCAGTCCACTAACAAG GATTCGAACATATGAGCATGAATCTATGTGGGGGAAGGCTCTTACCTCATATGACCTTCACTCTACACTGCCTGATGTCACTCGACAAGTGGGAATTGTGCAG GGCTTGCAGAACTTTGGGTTGAGTAGCATCCTTACCACCTACATGAGGGGTCTGGAGAGTGAAGGGGTGGAGTTGGGAGCTGAGCTCAGAGAGCTCCGTTTCCAGGCCGCCTGGAGAAATACTCAGTGGGACTGTGATCTGTCTGAGAG GTTTGACAAATGCAAACCCGGCTTTCACGAGTCAATGTTCTGCGCCTTGCAAGCATTGAGGGACAACGAGTTCTCCATGTTCGATCATACTCTCAAAAAGGCCAG AAATAGAGAAGTAGAGGAACTGTGTAAAGGCAGTCTGGAGGCTGTGTCCTCTCTTTACCCAGCCCTCAGGAATTTGCAGAGCATCAGGGAGCTAGAAAGCGTCAAGCTGCTTTTCTCAAG ACCCTTCTCTGATCTGGCTGTGAAGGATTTATGTAACCAGTGGAGACAGCACTCCCAGCTGCTGGCTGACAGCGACTTTGCTCTGGTGGAGCCCATTCTTGCCGTTCGTTCTGTGTCCCACATCACGCTGATGTCCAAGGCGGTGGACCCCAACTGTAGCCAGTATCTCAGCTCTATACTCACTGACCACTTACTGGAGCTTTGCAGGCTGGCTCGTAAAGCTGGCAATACACAG CTGGCAGAGCGGGCAGTCTTACAGATGAAGCAACATGGAGTTGAAGGACTACAGGCATTATCATCTGTATCACCGTGGCAACTGGAGGAGGCCCAAGTGTTCTGGGCAAAGGGAGAACAGGGTCTGGCTTTGGGCCTGCTGAGGCAGATAATTTACAATCTTGAGGAAAAG GTAGACTTCAGTCCTTCACTGTCTCCAGTCTTCACAGAGTGTCTCAGGCTCTGTGGTAACTGGCTGGCTGAAACATGCCAGGAAAGTCCTGGagtcattttggaaaagtacctAGAAAGG gCTGTAGAAGTAATTGAGAGGGAGTCCGGAGTGCAGGACGCCCGGTTGCAGAATCAGAGAACTGAGGCCTTCCTGTCACTCGCCCGATTTTCCGACGGCCAGTACCAGAGCATTGACAAATACATGACCTCTTCTGAGTTTGAGAATAAACAGGCCCTGTTGGAGAAGGCGAAAGAAGAGGTGGACCTGATGAAAGAGCGTCAAGTGATGTCCAACAG aataagattttcattgcatggtataactgctgttttaccatgcacatga